The proteins below come from a single Patescibacteria group bacterium genomic window:
- a CDS encoding type IV secretion system DNA-binding domain-containing protein encodes MEIIINIITTLAQTIGIILFQFWGWVFIAGWLAYQIYSNNKKIAYIDRIDHTLLQIIVPKDNEKSELSAEQLFASLHGILKPIKEDSAIQEHISFEIVSHDHLIYFYVWCPRHLKDYVESQIYAQYPLVQITEMDKDYSKKDLLGRTAFTTEVVLVKNQIFPIKTFATFEVDPLAGLTTVLSSLGDSEEIWIQMLLEPVDDSWHKASLAYVDEVKNGKKLGLSDDLRNKSLKAPGKLISSLVSAAFTPETYRENSSAKSKGGDKKELSPGQTTLLAAVEAKAEKLGYGVKIRVCYIGQNPAAAKQRLQALVGGFKQFNTVNLNGFGGTQMVEGTDGLEDYQSRKFEDDGYILNIEEAASIFHLPHTSVETPNIAYTSTKVGEPPAGLPTLNNTKAEDLSLFGSTTFRQGNIKFGIKRIDRERHLYIIGKSGVGKSFMLNLLTLSDIYQNEGFAVVDPHGDFAQDIMKFIPENRIKDVIYINPDDSNFPVAFNPMEYTDENRRNNIASEIVGVLKKMFGDSWGPRLEHILRFTLLALLETPDTTMLGITRMLTDKNYRKTIVDNISDPIVKAFWVTEFASWNDKFASEAVQPVLNKVGAFTAVPIVRNIIGQPKSSFSFREAMDNGKIIIVNLSRGLIGEDNAAILGSLIITKIQLDAMSRSDIKNVADRRPFYLYVDEFQNFATESFAVILSEARKYGLRLTVANQYISQMPDEVRDAVFGNVGSMVTFRVGADDADYLSKYFEPVFEPKDLVNLDKRDIYVSMSIGGQTSNAFSAKSLNMPTPQYDHTQAIIENSRENYSLKRADVEALIANWVSPESPKGNESNGKPQLTGGNSANPVANTASAKPAQIRPEISGVEPKKYSELIKSKPNTNRKRYNNSNKYKSNKSY; translated from the coding sequence TCAAAGAAGATTCAGCCATTCAAGAGCACATTAGCTTCGAGATAGTTAGCCACGATCACCTCATATATTTTTATGTATGGTGTCCTAGGCACCTAAAGGACTATGTAGAGAGTCAAATATATGCTCAATACCCATTAGTCCAGATAACCGAAATGGATAAAGATTATAGTAAAAAGGACTTATTGGGTCGAACCGCCTTTACGACAGAGGTTGTACTGGTTAAAAATCAAATCTTCCCTATAAAAACATTCGCAACATTCGAGGTTGACCCTTTAGCAGGGCTAACTACTGTACTGTCGAGTCTTGGTGATAGCGAAGAAATTTGGATTCAAATGCTACTGGAACCAGTCGATGACAGCTGGCATAAGGCATCTTTAGCCTATGTAGATGAAGTCAAGAATGGAAAGAAGTTAGGACTATCGGACGATTTACGCAACAAGTCCTTGAAGGCTCCCGGAAAACTAATCAGCAGCTTGGTCTCCGCTGCTTTTACGCCTGAAACATACCGTGAAAATTCATCGGCAAAGAGTAAAGGTGGTGATAAAAAAGAATTATCTCCAGGGCAGACCACACTTTTGGCGGCCGTTGAAGCAAAAGCAGAGAAGCTAGGCTATGGGGTTAAGATACGAGTATGCTATATTGGCCAAAATCCAGCGGCTGCAAAGCAACGCTTGCAGGCTCTGGTTGGTGGCTTTAAGCAATTCAATACAGTCAATTTGAATGGTTTTGGTGGAACCCAAATGGTTGAGGGGACGGATGGGCTAGAAGACTACCAATCGAGAAAATTCGAAGACGATGGCTACATACTAAATATCGAAGAGGCGGCTAGTATATTTCATTTGCCCCACACCAGCGTGGAGACCCCCAATATAGCCTACACCTCGACCAAAGTAGGGGAGCCGCCCGCGGGACTACCAACCCTAAATAACACTAAAGCCGAAGACCTAAGCCTGTTTGGCAGCACTACTTTTAGGCAGGGGAATATAAAATTCGGAATTAAAAGAATAGACCGCGAGAGGCACCTCTATATTATTGGAAAGAGTGGAGTCGGAAAATCATTTATGCTTAACTTGCTGACTCTGAGTGATATATATCAAAATGAAGGCTTCGCGGTAGTGGACCCACATGGGGATTTTGCACAAGACATTATGAAGTTTATACCTGAGAATCGAATCAAAGATGTTATCTACATCAACCCAGATGATTCCAACTTCCCCGTAGCATTTAACCCCATGGAGTACACGGATGAAAATCGGCGAAATAATATAGCCTCCGAAATAGTTGGTGTACTAAAAAAGATGTTCGGAGATAGCTGGGGTCCTAGACTAGAGCATATTTTGAGGTTTACTCTATTGGCATTACTAGAGACACCCGACACAACAATGCTAGGCATTACCCGAATGTTAACCGACAAAAACTACCGCAAAACGATTGTGGATAACATATCTGATCCTATCGTGAAAGCCTTCTGGGTTACAGAGTTCGCTAGCTGGAACGATAAATTTGCCTCAGAAGCTGTTCAGCCAGTCCTCAACAAAGTTGGGGCCTTCACTGCTGTGCCGATCGTTAGAAATATTATCGGCCAGCCTAAGAGCTCATTTTCATTCAGAGAAGCTATGGATAATGGCAAGATAATTATTGTCAATTTAAGTAGGGGCTTAATTGGTGAGGACAACGCCGCAATATTAGGTTCACTAATTATTACCAAAATCCAACTCGATGCCATGAGTAGATCTGATATAAAAAATGTTGCTGATCGAAGGCCATTCTACCTATATGTAGATGAGTTTCAGAATTTTGCGACCGAGTCTTTTGCCGTCATATTATCCGAAGCCCGAAAGTATGGCCTAAGATTGACAGTAGCTAATCAGTACATCTCGCAGATGCCTGATGAAGTTAGGGACGCGGTGTTTGGCAATGTTGGCTCAATGGTAACCTTCCGTGTTGGTGCTGATGACGCCGACTACCTATCAAAGTACTTTGAGCCGGTATTTGAGCCTAAAGACCTTGTAAACCTTGATAAGCGAGATATATATGTATCTATGAGCATTGGCGGACAAACCTCTAATGCGTTTAGTGCCAAGAGCCTAAATATGCCAACTCCACAATATGATCATACCCAAGCAATTATAGAAAACTCGCGAGAGAATTACTCTTTGAAGAGGGCAGATGTAGAGGCTCTAATCGCAAACTGGGTATCCCCGGAAAGTCCCAAGGGAAATGAATCTAATGGCAAACCACAGTTGACTGGAGGCAATAGTGCTAATCCCGTCGCTAACACAGCTTCTGCTAAGCCTGCTCAGATAAGGCCAGAAATAAGCGGCGTAGAGCCCAAAAAATATAGTGAGCTGATTAAAAGCAAGCCTAATACTAATCGCAAAAGATACAACAATAGCAACAAGTATAAGAGTAATAAGTCATATTAG
- a CDS encoding cell division protein FtsQ/DivIB, translating to MPLKSNDPDGSAKPKEAMRLSDILRRLWHYSPYIIALTLVTYAVFFSNLFLISRVDVQGPNTSLSQGLKEETDKYLSSRLLGRNWLFMNGGELKTSLQKTFTGQESIIVQKSFPNRLSIKTDEQKPSLVWKTGSKSYVVSVNGSVMSELQAGQLGELPLVNDNSNIPTKTGDRVVGRDFVDFTNKVFEFIKSSNLGPSLMSVSDTTVELRVQTTSGYEIRFNSLASPESQIRSLSSTLDLLAAENKKPSEYIDLRVDGRAFYK from the coding sequence ATGCCTCTAAAAAGTAATGATCCAGATGGCTCAGCCAAGCCCAAAGAAGCAATGAGGCTATCTGATATACTGCGAAGACTATGGCATTATTCTCCCTATATTATTGCTTTAACATTGGTTACCTATGCAGTTTTTTTCTCTAATCTATTTCTGATAAGTAGGGTAGATGTACAAGGACCGAACACATCTTTATCACAGGGGCTAAAAGAAGAGACAGACAAGTATTTGTCATCTAGACTACTGGGAAGAAATTGGCTTTTTATGAATGGAGGAGAGTTAAAGACTAGCTTGCAGAAAACTTTCACGGGCCAAGAATCCATCATAGTGCAGAAATCTTTTCCTAACAGGCTTAGCATAAAGACAGATGAACAAAAACCTTCGTTGGTCTGGAAAACTGGTAGTAAGAGTTATGTAGTGTCGGTCAATGGTAGCGTGATGAGTGAGCTTCAGGCGGGTCAGCTTGGCGAACTACCCCTTGTAAATGATAATAGTAACATTCCTACCAAAACTGGAGACAGAGTTGTCGGCAGGGATTTTGTCGACTTTACCAATAAGGTCTTCGAATTTATTAAGTCGAGTAATCTCGGGCCAAGTCTGATGTCCGTATCAGATACCACTGTAGAACTCAGAGTCCAAACTACCTCTGGGTACGAAATCAGATTTAACTCTCTGGCATCACCAGAATCGCAAATTAGATCGCTTAGCTCTACACTAGATTTACTTGCCGCAGAGAATAAAAAACCATCTGAATATATTGATTTAAGGGTTGATGGCCGGGCCTTCTACAAGTAA